In Romboutsia lituseburensis, a genomic segment contains:
- a CDS encoding LacI family DNA-binding transcriptional regulator — MKVTIKDVAREANVATSTVSRVLSDNPRISDETKKRVNEAIKKLNYKPNPIARSLAKNETRILGVVLPSDANDLLANPFFINAMKGMSMYAQSKNYYITYAFSKNEENEVENIKEMTSSNLVDGVILLRVRENDESVRYLKDKKFPFVVVGRPEYPNEVLWVDNNNFQAMYKVVNQLIEKGHRKIGFAGAMKNLNMSRDRFEGYKKALEMNNIEFDESLVVHKDEFKEYEGESACKYLLENKDITAIVTIDDLLAFGVLKELKRQKIKNIAVVGFNNTQLAQHQKPPLASVDINADKLGYQATKLLIQTLEDNKDSDTTHYIVNTEFVERKSFISNK; from the coding sequence ATGAAAGTTACAATAAAAGATGTGGCTAGAGAAGCGAATGTGGCAACATCGACGGTATCTAGAGTATTATCAGATAATCCAAGAATAAGTGATGAAACTAAAAAAAGAGTAAATGAAGCTATAAAAAAGCTAAATTATAAACCAAATCCAATAGCTAGAAGTCTAGCAAAAAATGAAACAAGAATATTAGGGGTAGTACTTCCAAGTGATGCTAATGATTTACTTGCAAATCCATTTTTTATAAATGCTATGAAGGGTATGAGTATGTATGCACAAAGTAAAAACTATTATATAACTTATGCTTTTAGCAAAAATGAAGAAAATGAAGTTGAAAATATAAAAGAAATGACAAGTAGCAATTTAGTAGATGGAGTAATACTTTTAAGGGTAAGAGAAAATGATGAAAGTGTAAGATATTTAAAAGATAAAAAGTTTCCATTTGTAGTAGTCGGAAGACCCGAATATCCTAATGAAGTTTTATGGGTGGATAATAACAATTTTCAAGCTATGTACAAAGTTGTTAATCAGCTAATAGAAAAAGGGCATAGAAAAATAGGATTTGCAGGAGCTATGAAAAATCTAAACATGTCTAGAGATAGATTTGAAGGATATAAAAAAGCATTGGAAATGAATAATATAGAATTTGATGAAAGTTTAGTTGTACACAAAGACGAATTTAAGGAATATGAAGGAGAAAGTGCATGTAAATATCTTTTAGAAAATAAAGACATAACTGCCATTGTAACAATAGATGATTTACTTGCATTTGGAGTTTTAAAAGAGCTTAAAAGACAAAAAATTAAAAACATAGCAGTAGTAGGTTTTAATAATACTCAATTAGCACAGCATCAAAAACCACCGCTAGCATCTGTTGATATAAATGCAGATAAGCTAGGATATCAAGCTACTAAGTTACTTATACAAACATTAGAAGATAATAAAGATAGTGATACTACTCACTATATTGTGAATACTGAGTTTGTTGAGAGAAAGTCTTTTATTAGCAACAAATAA
- the pgmB gene encoding beta-phosphoglucomutase, producing the protein MIEAFIFDLDGVITDTAKFHYLAWKELGLKIDIEIDEEFNESLKGISRMESLERILIKGNKQNEFTLKEKEDLANDKNKYYVELIKHISPKDILPGIENLLKEIKLNNIKIGLASASKNATMVLNNLGLNSYFDFIADAAKCKNSKPNPEIFIMAANGLDVDPLNSIGIEDAMAGIDAINSANMYSVGVGDKDSLSKANIVFENTQNIDFNQIVNSYKACKYITNI; encoded by the coding sequence ATGATAGAAGCTTTTATATTCGATTTAGATGGGGTTATAACAGACACTGCTAAATTTCATTATTTAGCATGGAAAGAGTTGGGATTAAAAATAGATATAGAAATAGATGAAGAGTTTAATGAAAGCTTAAAAGGCATAAGTAGAATGGAGTCTTTAGAAAGAATATTAATTAAAGGAAATAAACAAAATGAGTTTACTTTAAAAGAAAAAGAAGATTTAGCTAATGATAAAAATAAATATTATGTTGAGCTAATTAAGCATATTTCACCTAAAGATATATTACCGGGAATAGAAAATTTATTAAAAGAGATAAAATTAAATAATATAAAAATAGGACTAGCCTCAGCTAGCAAAAATGCAACTATGGTTTTAAATAACCTAGGACTAAATAGTTACTTTGACTTTATAGCAGATGCAGCAAAGTGTAAAAATAGTAAGCCAAATCCAGAAATATTTATAATGGCAGCAAATGGCTTAGATGTAGATCCACTAAATAGCATAGGCATAGAAGATGCTATGGCAGGTATTGATGCTATAAACAGTGCCAACATGTACTCAGTAGGCGTTGGAGATAAAGATTCTTTAAGTAAAGCAAATATAGTATTTGAAAATACACAAAATATAGATTTCAATCAAATAGTAAATTCATATAAGGCTTGTAAGTATATAACAAATATATAA
- a CDS encoding glycoside hydrolase family 65 protein, with amino-acid sequence MRRLFDNINEWKIIQDKIEFDENRLAESIMSLGNGYMGMRGNYEETYTNDSHRGSYIGGIWYPDKTRVGWWKNGYPNYFGKVPNSVNYIGIDVYINGEILDLAKAKVIDFYRELDMENGVLTRKFVADINGKKIEASVTRFLSIKTKELGVIKYEVKALNFDGEITFTPYLNSDVKNEDSNYEEAFWVNVSTESSEKHGNVVARTKDNPFNTEVFTICANMSIKTNKEPKENTHMNKEYYSENKIVLDIKKDESVSIEKYVAITTTRDHNEAHLIEKSKEILNNQIIKGYETVLKEHMNAWNKRWKSADIKIEGDTLAQQGIRYNLFQLFSTYYGEDARLNIGPKGFTGEKYGGATYWDTEAYCLPVYLGVAPKEVSKNLLVYRHNQLDKAIENAKKLGLSGALYPMVTFNGEECHNEWEITFEEIHRNGSIVYAIYNYTNYTGDFEYIKEKGIDVIVEVARFWASRVHLNKRRNLYMIHGVTGPNEYDNNVNNNWYTNYLAKWCLEYAVNNIKWLEKENIQSVNRNNVNKEELENWLKISSKMYLPYDEELDIIVQHDDFLDKELIKVKDLPKGNLPLNQNWSWDKILRSCFIKQADVLQGMYYFGNKFSKEEKKSNFDFYEPYTVHESSLSPSIYSIIACEIDNLEKAYELYSRTARLDLDNYNNDTEDGLHITSMSGAWLSIVQGFAGMQTFEQSLRFAPKLPQNWDGYSFNINYRDNLLKIEVDKEDVKISNISNKSINVSIYGEEYKLEDKIVIPIEVNKNFCNA; translated from the coding sequence ATGAGACGTTTATTTGATAATATAAATGAATGGAAGATAATTCAAGATAAAATAGAATTTGATGAAAATAGACTAGCAGAATCTATAATGAGTTTAGGTAACGGGTATATGGGGATGAGAGGTAATTATGAAGAAACATATACCAACGATAGTCATAGAGGTTCATATATAGGAGGGATTTGGTATCCAGATAAAACTAGAGTAGGTTGGTGGAAAAATGGATATCCAAATTACTTTGGAAAAGTTCCAAATAGTGTAAACTACATAGGAATAGATGTATATATAAATGGTGAAATATTAGACTTAGCAAAAGCTAAAGTAATCGATTTTTATAGAGAATTAGATATGGAAAATGGAGTGCTAACTCGTAAGTTTGTAGCCGATATAAATGGAAAGAAAATAGAAGCTTCAGTAACTAGATTTTTAAGTATAAAAACTAAAGAATTAGGTGTTATAAAATATGAAGTTAAAGCATTAAATTTTGATGGAGAGATAACGTTTACACCATATTTGAATAGTGATGTGAAAAATGAAGATTCTAATTATGAAGAAGCTTTTTGGGTTAATGTAAGCACTGAATCTAGTGAAAAACATGGGAATGTAGTTGCAAGAACTAAAGATAATCCATTTAATACAGAAGTATTTACAATATGCGCAAATATGAGTATAAAAACTAATAAAGAACCAAAAGAAAATACTCATATGAACAAAGAATATTATAGTGAAAATAAAATAGTATTAGATATTAAAAAAGATGAGAGTGTATCTATAGAAAAGTATGTTGCAATAACTACTACAAGAGATCATAACGAAGCTCATTTAATAGAAAAGTCAAAAGAGATACTTAACAATCAAATAATCAAAGGCTATGAAACAGTATTAAAGGAGCATATGAATGCTTGGAATAAAAGATGGAAAAGTGCTGATATTAAAATAGAAGGTGATACATTAGCACAACAAGGTATAAGATATAACTTATTCCAATTATTCTCAACATACTATGGTGAAGATGCTAGATTAAACATAGGACCTAAAGGATTTACAGGAGAAAAATATGGAGGTGCAACTTATTGGGACACAGAAGCATACTGTTTACCAGTTTATTTAGGAGTAGCACCAAAAGAAGTATCAAAAAATCTTTTAGTATATAGACACAATCAATTAGACAAAGCAATAGAAAATGCTAAAAAATTAGGGCTAAGTGGAGCACTATATCCAATGGTAACATTCAATGGAGAAGAATGCCATAATGAATGGGAAATAACATTTGAAGAAATACACAGAAATGGAAGTATAGTATATGCAATTTATAACTATACAAACTATACAGGTGACTTTGAATATATAAAAGAAAAAGGAATTGATGTAATAGTAGAAGTAGCAAGATTTTGGGCTAGTAGAGTACATTTAAACAAAAGACGTAATTTATATATGATTCATGGTGTTACAGGACCTAATGAATATGATAATAACGTAAACAACAACTGGTACACTAATTACCTAGCAAAATGGTGTTTAGAATACGCAGTTAACAATATAAAATGGTTAGAAAAAGAAAATATACAATCAGTAAATAGAAATAATGTAAATAAAGAAGAATTAGAAAATTGGTTAAAAATAAGCTCTAAAATGTATTTACCATATGATGAAGAGTTAGATATAATAGTTCAACATGATGATTTTTTAGATAAAGAACTTATAAAAGTTAAAGATTTACCAAAAGGAAATCTACCATTAAATCAAAACTGGTCATGGGATAAAATACTTAGATCATGCTTTATAAAACAAGCAGATGTATTACAAGGAATGTACTATTTTGGCAATAAATTTAGTAAAGAAGAGAAGAAAAGCAACTTTGATTTCTATGAACCATATACAGTTCATGAATCATCTTTATCACCAAGTATATACTCTATAATAGCATGTGAAATAGACAATTTAGAAAAAGCTTATGAACTTTACTCAAGAACAGCTAGACTTGACTTAGATAATTATAATAATGACACAGAAGATGGACTTCATATAACTTCAATGTCGGGGGCATGGCTTTCAATAGTGCAAGGATTTGCAGGTATGCAAACGTTTGAACAGAGTCTTAGGTTTGCACCAAAACTACCACAAAATTGGGATGGATATAGTTTTAATATAAATTATAGAGATAATTTATTGAAGATTGAAGTTGATAAAGAAGATGTTAAAATATCAAATATAAGTAATAAGTCAATAAATGTTAGTATATATGGTGAAGAATATAAACTAGAAGATAAAATAGTTATTCCTATAGAAGTTAATAAAAATTTCTGTAATGCTTAA
- a CDS encoding SH3 domain-containing protein, translated as MSKTFLQFKNKLKEIVLTILLIGTTVINVDAASKEALTTENVNLRTVMDAKSEVLTTIEKNSEIEIVQENDTWCKIKYKDKEGYSDKKYIKTIDRYASTLGEVSVGYDKLNVRGSAKDTDNVLGNLTTGSSVEIIGAVGEYYEINYEGKVGYVLKKHIKVNDDSIKNLDEKKRKFVIANIHTLNMRSGPDTTYERISKVRKDAVLDVIASYPNEWLKIRYNGNIGYVSRDFVKDIKNINTLSKKVKVVDNVDTLYMRQTPSLNAKIIKELKSGQKVNAIIDGSTKPGWIKIKDDNVDGYVDVSYIEDYKSKGNLSIKQTINDMLDNMVDKIFNLISN; from the coding sequence ATGAGCAAAACATTTTTACAATTTAAAAATAAACTTAAGGAAATAGTATTAACTATACTTTTGATTGGTACAACAGTTATAAATGTAGATGCAGCATCTAAAGAAGCCCTAACTACTGAAAATGTTAATTTAAGGACAGTAATGGATGCTAAATCTGAAGTATTAACTACGATAGAAAAAAACTCTGAAATAGAAATAGTACAAGAAAATGATACTTGGTGCAAAATAAAGTACAAAGATAAAGAAGGCTATAGTGATAAAAAATATATAAAAACAATAGATAGATATGCAAGTACATTGGGAGAAGTTTCTGTAGGCTATGATAAATTAAATGTAAGGGGTAGTGCTAAAGATACAGATAATGTTCTAGGAAACCTTACGACAGGTTCTAGTGTTGAGATAATAGGAGCTGTAGGCGAGTATTATGAAATTAATTATGAAGGTAAAGTAGGCTATGTGTTAAAAAAACATATAAAAGTAAATGATGATAGTATTAAAAATTTAGATGAAAAAAAACGTAAATTTGTAATAGCAAATATACATACTTTAAATATGAGAAGTGGACCTGACACAACATATGAAAGAATTTCAAAAGTACGTAAAGATGCAGTATTAGATGTAATAGCTAGTTATCCTAATGAATGGTTAAAAATAAGATACAATGGCAATATAGGATATGTTTCTAGAGACTTTGTCAAAGATATAAAAAACATAAACACTCTAAGTAAAAAAGTAAAAGTTGTAGACAATGTTGATACTTTGTATATGAGGCAAACTCCTTCTTTAAATGCAAAAATAATTAAAGAATTAAAAAGTGGGCAAAAGGTAAATGCGATTATAGATGGATCAACTAAGCCAGGATGGATAAAGATAAAAGATGATAATGTCGATGGATATGTGGATGTTAGTTATATTGAAGATTATAAGTCTAAAGGTAATCTTAGCATAAAGCAAACAATAAATGATATGTTAGATAATATGGTAGATAAGATATTTAATTTAATATCAAATTAA
- a CDS encoding LPXTG cell wall anchor domain-containing protein, translating into MALKKMKNKCLAIGLTVVFSGGNILLASANETINNNEKNLKIEKQHNNEETKTYIFKNKIIIENESENEKKLNRENLSETSHVEEKEGKIYVTLGFNEKIDEKSNLEILVNDKVVNHETIENKLNKDNTSVKFEVSSLKDKITVKKNITDLNTQTKYDIVLVKESVNEEFTSKEENTNKPQDNNTKPVDKNIQANKNEQANLEKTENQTSQVKNIKSNIGKLSSIENTVKVNNVENSANNNTINNLNPTNKTYTRSGQILQKPSTSGKLSSIKNDIIALSEEAKALGSEQLNDITFIEEVNGKTYAIFDFIDAVASDSNIRIDVNDKQVSYETISSHLAKGRMRIKFEIPNIYADIKVKSYVEIKKKDIEYNVKLIKSTLKVESENSTQTNNNNNNNNNSSTTTKPKLPQTGIGFDGAMITGLGATMIVAGAALTKKKDE; encoded by the coding sequence ATGGCTTTAAAAAAAATGAAAAATAAATGCTTAGCTATAGGGCTTACAGTAGTTTTTTCTGGAGGAAACATACTATTAGCTAGTGCAAATGAAACTATAAATAATAATGAGAAAAATTTAAAAATAGAAAAACAACATAACAATGAAGAAACAAAGACATATATATTTAAAAATAAAATAATAATAGAAAATGAATCAGAAAATGAAAAAAAACTAAATAGAGAAAATCTAAGTGAGACTAGTCATGTAGAAGAAAAAGAAGGAAAGATATATGTAACTCTAGGCTTTAATGAAAAAATTGATGAAAAAAGCAATTTAGAGATACTAGTAAATGATAAGGTAGTAAATCATGAAACAATAGAAAATAAACTAAACAAAGATAATACAAGTGTAAAATTTGAAGTCAGTTCATTAAAAGATAAAATAACTGTTAAAAAGAACATAACTGATTTAAATACGCAAACTAAATATGACATTGTATTAGTTAAAGAATCTGTAAATGAAGAATTTACAAGTAAAGAAGAAAATACAAATAAGCCACAAGATAATAATACAAAGCCAGTAGATAAAAATATTCAAGCTAATAAAAATGAACAAGCAAACCTAGAAAAAACAGAAAATCAAACATCTCAAGTGAAAAATATTAAATCTAATATAGGGAAACTGAGTTCAATAGAAAACACAGTAAAAGTAAATAACGTAGAAAATTCAGCTAATAATAATACGATTAATAATCTAAATCCTACAAATAAGACATATACTCGTAGTGGTCAGATACTACAAAAACCATCAACAAGTGGAAAATTAAGTTCTATAAAAAATGATATTATCGCATTAAGTGAAGAAGCTAAAGCATTAGGTAGTGAACAGTTAAATGATATTACATTTATAGAAGAAGTTAATGGAAAAACATATGCTATATTTGATTTTATAGATGCAGTAGCATCAGATTCAAATATAAGAATAGATGTTAATGACAAACAAGTGTCATATGAAACTATATCTAGTCACTTAGCAAAAGGTAGAATGAGAATAAAATTTGAAATACCAAATATATATGCAGATATAAAAGTAAAAAGCTATGTAGAAATTAAAAAGAAAGATATAGAATATAATGTAAAATTAATTAAGAGTACTTTAAAAGTTGAAAGTGAAAATTCAACTCAAACAAATAATAACAACAATAACAATAATAATTCATCTACAACTACAAAGCCTAAATTGCCACAAACAGGTATTGGATTTGATGGTGCTATGATAACAGGGCTTGGAGCAACTATGATAGTGGCTGGAGCAGCATTAACTAAGAAAAAGGATGAATAA
- a CDS encoding class D sortase produces MKNKYRKIIGITLIVLGCCIVGVRVGGKYLFEQSSKQEVNKFLEKDIPTIDTKKSKSVKEIYKCIKPGDKIGVIEIEDLGVQHIIVEDTQEDQIKKSVGHFIETSMPGQFGNFSLAGHRNNLYNEVFKGLADVEIGTEIVIKALNGEFKYQIYKKEVIEPDDFDVLSQDYSKKEMTIITCTKDGKKRVCVKAKLT; encoded by the coding sequence ATGAAAAACAAGTACAGAAAAATAATAGGAATAACCCTTATAGTATTAGGATGCTGTATAGTAGGTGTTAGAGTTGGTGGCAAATATTTATTTGAACAATCAAGTAAACAAGAGGTAAATAAATTTTTAGAAAAAGACATACCAACTATCGATACAAAAAAAAGTAAATCCGTAAAAGAAATATACAAATGTATAAAGCCTGGAGATAAAATAGGAGTTATTGAAATAGAAGACCTTGGAGTACAACACATAATTGTAGAGGATACACAAGAAGATCAAATTAAAAAGAGTGTAGGTCATTTTATAGAAACATCAATGCCTGGTCAGTTTGGTAATTTCTCATTAGCAGGTCATAGAAATAATTTATACAACGAGGTATTTAAAGGATTGGCAGATGTTGAAATTGGAACAGAAATAGTTATAAAGGCATTAAATGGAGAATTTAAATATCAAATATATAAAAAAGAAGTCATAGAACCAGATGATTTTGATGTTTTAAGTCAAGATTATAGCAAAAAAGAAATGACTATAATTACTTGCACAAAAGACGGTAAAAAAAGAGTTTGTGTAAAAGCTAAGTTAACATAA
- a CDS encoding CPBP family intramembrane glutamic endopeptidase, which yields MFTRNVSLVDEAKKSKKLPNIIWGIILLLIFMYGGNFIGQLILLPFLLAFNNSEFFILNQEPIILMVSLVLFAFSSLLVFFRVKVIEKRKISSIGFAKDAWLRKYLIGFLIGIIMMGIIVLILYGFGYITIDKNPIQPVGISSLPVILIFLVGWIIQGGTEEILTRGWLMNVLGARYNIVLGLIISSLLFSFMHLLNPNVNYIAVINIALVGLFYGLCVIKTNDLWAVCGMHSAWNFAQGNLFGFEVSGNNVPVGSLMDFKLIGSDFVTGGPFGPEAGIVSTIILVASILILLLLDKKGCFKKSSIL from the coding sequence ATGTTTACACGAAATGTAAGCCTTGTTGATGAGGCTAAGAAAAGTAAAAAACTTCCCAATATAATTTGGGGTATAATATTGCTGCTTATTTTTATGTATGGCGGTAATTTTATCGGTCAACTTATTTTATTACCATTTTTATTAGCTTTTAATAACTCTGAATTTTTTATTTTAAATCAAGAGCCAATTATTTTAATGGTTTCTTTAGTTTTATTTGCATTTTCATCATTACTTGTGTTTTTTAGAGTTAAAGTCATTGAAAAAAGAAAAATTTCATCTATCGGATTTGCTAAAGATGCTTGGCTAAGAAAATATCTAATAGGCTTTTTAATTGGTATTATTATGATGGGTATAATTGTTTTAATTCTATATGGATTTGGTTATATAACAATTGATAAAAATCCAATTCAGCCTGTTGGTATATCTTCTTTACCAGTTATTTTAATATTTTTAGTTGGTTGGATTATTCAAGGTGGTACTGAGGAGATTCTTACAAGAGGATGGCTAATGAATGTATTAGGTGCTAGGTATAATATAGTGTTAGGCTTAATCATTTCTTCTTTATTATTCTCATTTATGCATTTATTAAATCCAAATGTAAATTATATTGCTGTAATAAATATAGCTTTAGTTGGTTTATTCTATGGACTTTGTGTTATTAAGACAAATGATTTATGGGCTGTTTGTGGAATGCATAGTGCTTGGAATTTTGCTCAAGGTAACTTATTTGGATTTGAAGTTAGTGGTAATAATGTTCCCGTTGGAAGTTTGATGGATTTTAAATTAATTGGTAGCGATTTTGTTACAGGTGGACCTTTTGGTCCTGAAGCTGGTATTGTTAGCACTATTATTTTAGTTGCTTCTATTTTAATTTTATTGCTTTTAGATAAAAAAGGATGTTTTAAAAAGTCCTCTATATTGTAG
- a CDS encoding GntR family transcriptional regulator gives MNFIANDREPVYLQIIRYMRQQIVKGELKPGDPVPSRREMAVSIKVNPNTVQKAYKEMEEMGVINTVRTHQSKITTDEKIISKIRKDLIHESLELFISNMKAIDVEKEEIIKIIKESY, from the coding sequence ATGAATTTTATCGCAAATGATAGAGAACCAGTATATCTTCAAATTATAAGATATATGAGACAACAAATAGTAAAAGGAGAGCTTAAGCCAGGGGACCCTGTACCATCGAGAAGAGAGATGGCAGTAAGTATAAAGGTAAATCCAAATACTGTGCAAAAGGCATATAAGGAGATGGAAGAGATGGGAGTAATAAATACAGTTAGAACACATCAAAGTAAAATAACTACTGATGAAAAAATAATATCTAAAATAAGAAAAGATCTTATACATGAATCATTGGAATTATTTATATCAAATATGAAAGCAATAGATGTTGAAAAAGAAGAAATTATTAAAATCATAAAAGAGTCTTACTAG
- a CDS encoding ABC transporter ATP-binding protein → MIEVKNVSKRYRKVKALDDISFTIEEGKITCILGINGVGKSTILKAISGLVRLDSGEILIDGEKLTYNTYNKLAFVPDIDIHFPQMTIKESFEFMKDFYKNWNEEKAYEMLKMFDLTDDRRICKLSKGNKARVKIILGFAQDAKYILLDEPFSGIDIFKREEFIGIMAKYMNDEQSIVITTHEIAEIQMIVDDVILINNGKLVEKFNAEELRENKGMSIIDKMREVYKGE, encoded by the coding sequence ATGATAGAAGTAAAAAATGTAAGTAAAAGATATAGAAAAGTCAAAGCACTTGATGATATATCATTTACTATTGAAGAAGGAAAAATAACATGCATATTAGGTATAAATGGTGTTGGAAAATCAACAATATTAAAAGCCATAAGTGGATTAGTTAGATTAGATAGTGGCGAAATACTTATAGACGGAGAAAAATTAACTTACAATACATATAATAAACTTGCTTTTGTACCAGATATAGATATACATTTTCCACAGATGACTATAAAAGAAAGCTTTGAATTTATGAAGGACTTTTATAAAAATTGGAATGAAGAAAAAGCATATGAAATGCTTAAAATGTTTGATTTAACTGATGACAGACGTATATGTAAACTATCAAAAGGAAACAAAGCAAGAGTTAAGATAATACTTGGATTTGCACAAGATGCAAAATATATTCTTTTAGATGAGCCTTTTTCAGGAATAGATATATTTAAAAGAGAAGAATTTATAGGAATTATGGCAAAATATATGAATGATGAGCAAAGTATAGTAATAACTACTCATGAAATTGCTGAAATTCAAATGATAGTAGATGATGTAATCCTAATAAATAATGGAAAACTAGTAGAAAAGTTCAATGCAGAAGAACTTCGTGAAAATAAAGGAATGTCTATAATTGACAAGATGAGGGAGGTTTATAAGGGTGAATAA